In a single window of the Paenibacillus sp. MMS20-IR301 genome:
- a CDS encoding ATP-binding protein, with protein MFAVGVEMAGIIVLTLLTGGYDSTFKLYVLSPVLIAAGALSFYVAWIMIAGYTGIIAVFCYLQSGSTGISITDASLEAGNLFLVLALAVIVMQMVNGLKQQREEANARTNDTMEHIKSLYHIVETSSQHDFMNIGQVITDYVVKLTKLEKALFWFAKKSGEPAPQSRQTGWPHEEEQSLFTELDKHEHEWRLQREPVFKSLPGVGDFLLMPVRMSTRFVGMIGVKLESTEGLEGRRWYIQQLMFLSELSAIILERHELGVIENRLIITNEQNRIADEMHDSVSQSLFGIVYATHSLKQSWRKMSETGLEEQIELIHDSATRVAKELRITIYSLSSKKSGGPSWLGMVRSHLKSLSRLNDVEIELKITGDDFSLPYPYHKALFRIISEATGNAIRHGAASRVDVELSLKPKWIRLSIIDDGIGFDSDLIWTESEESTSGLGMKNMQYLAQSLGGDFQLSSSENAGTRILISIPVGVAELKNA; from the coding sequence ATGTTTGCAGTAGGCGTAGAGATGGCGGGGATTATCGTGTTAACCTTGTTAACCGGAGGATACGACAGTACGTTCAAGCTGTATGTGTTAAGTCCTGTCCTGATTGCGGCAGGGGCGTTATCATTCTATGTTGCCTGGATTATGATAGCCGGGTATACCGGTATTATTGCTGTATTCTGTTATTTGCAATCCGGTTCTACGGGGATTTCCATCACGGATGCTTCTCTTGAAGCCGGCAACCTGTTTCTAGTTCTGGCTCTTGCGGTTATAGTTATGCAAATGGTTAACGGACTGAAGCAGCAGCGTGAAGAAGCAAACGCGCGGACCAACGATACCATGGAGCATATCAAATCGCTGTATCATATCGTGGAGACCTCCAGCCAGCATGACTTCATGAACATCGGCCAGGTGATCACCGACTATGTTGTGAAGCTTACCAAGCTGGAGAAGGCCTTGTTCTGGTTCGCGAAGAAGAGCGGTGAACCCGCACCTCAGAGCCGTCAGACGGGCTGGCCGCATGAGGAGGAGCAGTCCCTGTTCACGGAGCTGGATAAGCATGAGCATGAGTGGCGGCTGCAGCGCGAACCGGTGTTCAAGAGCCTGCCGGGGGTAGGGGATTTCCTGCTGATGCCGGTCCGGATGAGCACGCGATTCGTCGGAATGATCGGAGTGAAGCTGGAATCAACCGAAGGGCTGGAAGGCCGCAGATGGTATATCCAGCAGCTGATGTTCCTGTCGGAGCTGAGTGCGATTATTCTTGAGCGCCATGAGCTGGGCGTGATCGAGAACCGGCTCATTATTACGAATGAGCAGAACCGGATTGCCGATGAGATGCATGACAGTGTCTCGCAGAGTCTGTTCGGCATTGTGTATGCGACCCATTCGCTGAAGCAGTCCTGGCGTAAAATGTCTGAGACCGGGCTGGAGGAGCAGATTGAGCTGATTCATGACTCTGCTACCAGAGTGGCCAAAGAGCTGCGGATTACGATCTACAGCCTCAGCTCCAAGAAGAGCGGCGGCCCCAGCTGGCTTGGTATGGTCCGCTCGCATCTCAAGAGCTTATCCCGGCTCAATGATGTGGAAATTGAATTAAAAATAACGGGGGATGATTTCAGTCTCCCTTATCCTTACCACAAGGCGCTCTTCCGGATCATCTCCGAAGCGACAGGCAATGCCATACGTCATGGTGCAGCTAGCCGGGTGGATGTTGAGTTGTCCCTGAAGCCTAAATGGATCAGACTTTCAATTATCGATGACGGCATCGGCTTCGATAGTGATCTGATCTGGACCGAGTCCGAAGAGAGCACCAGCGGGCTGGGAATGAAGAATATGCAATACTTGGCACAGTCCCTTGGCGGAGATTTCCAGTTGTCCAGCAGTGAGAATGCAGGCACACGGATTTTAATCTCGATACCTGTCGGTGTAGCTGAACTGAAAAATGCATAA
- a CDS encoding AraC family transcriptional regulator: MPKLMDYMISPYPIRIIDSKVEASRLRLKSIAVGQAGHLPGRTLFRSAVLFEHWALVYIVSGSGFYTENGGKEQQVREGSLFFFRPGRSYSFGPPPGGYWDEYYINFGGSRVAEWLENGLIAGGIVYQANAVQGLAAFFEKVLGLMDGGVPGDADRAALLLEEMLLECSLLIQGSRNLQEGAMPHIRQALNACIYEQPDLPAIAAALHISMSTLRRTVRSSSGYPLHEYIHRLKIAEAKHLLLNTSLQVQEISGMLHYTDPFYFSRLFKKYMGISPQSCRSQV, encoded by the coding sequence ATGCCCAAGCTCATGGATTATATGATCAGCCCTTATCCGATTCGCATCATCGACTCCAAGGTTGAAGCCTCCAGGCTGCGGCTCAAGTCGATTGCGGTGGGGCAGGCAGGACATCTGCCGGGAAGAACACTGTTCCGCTCAGCGGTTCTATTTGAGCACTGGGCGCTTGTTTATATAGTATCAGGGAGCGGCTTCTATACAGAGAACGGGGGCAAGGAGCAGCAGGTACGTGAAGGCAGCCTGTTCTTTTTCCGTCCGGGCCGCAGCTATAGCTTCGGACCGCCGCCCGGCGGATACTGGGATGAATACTACATTAACTTCGGCGGGAGCCGTGTGGCGGAATGGCTGGAGAACGGGCTGATCGCAGGGGGAATTGTCTATCAGGCGAATGCAGTGCAGGGACTGGCGGCTTTCTTCGAAAAGGTGCTGGGTTTAATGGATGGAGGAGTGCCTGGAGATGCTGACCGGGCAGCTTTGCTGCTTGAAGAGATGCTGCTGGAATGCTCACTGCTGATTCAAGGCAGCCGGAATCTTCAGGAGGGTGCTATGCCGCATATCCGTCAGGCACTGAACGCCTGTATCTACGAGCAGCCGGATCTTCCCGCTATTGCGGCTGCCCTGCATATCTCCATGTCAACACTCCGCCGTACTGTCCGCAGCAGCAGCGGCTATCCTTTGCATGAGTACATCCACAGGCTGAAGATCGCGGAGGCCAAGCATCTTTTGCTGAACACCTCACTGCAGGTACAGGAAATCTCCGGAATGCTGCACTATACCGATCCGTTCTACTTTTCACGGCTGTTTAAGAAGTATATGGGCATTTCACCACAGAGCTGCCGCAGCCAGGTATGA
- a CDS encoding glycoside hydrolase family 20 zincin-like fold domain-containing protein, whose translation MSDIHKLQLLPRPKTVTLTQGQYHIPAKGAIVLADETSQAVLPAARRLQRILTQTVQLNLPLSIGVRPAVAPAFTFSYKAGLPAGAYEIHIGGQGITAVSSSPEGAYYAAGTLKQLLEQYGRSLPQLVICDEPDFAARGLMLDISRNKIPKLETLYGIIELMSDLKLNQLQLYIEGAPFAYESFPQVWELETPITGEEILLLDAYCRERYIELVPNQNSFGHMEGWLTRPEFNHLAEIPAGFMLPDHMYDSDLYPEGLFMHPGTFNTEDPEVLELLGTMYDDLLPYFTSDLFNVGCDETYELGLGQTKALADSAGKGALYLSFLQKIQALVQTRGKTMQFWGDIIIQHPELIPQLPEGIIAMEWGYSAAHPFEADTLKFREAGIPFYVCPGTSSWNSLTGRTDNMLENLRSAAVHGKQNGAIGYLITDWGDFGHWQHLPVSYPGFVYGAALAWNVEENLEADVAGYLNTSVFHDRSETIGQLLLDLGNYYKFESGMIRPNDTEMSMLLRSSLDNVLLAEKLSAQQLQQLEHYINGIEARLDDLALECRDAGLVLEELGNGIHFVKHALQLTRLKQQLAGADRSSLAALVQAQLHDLDVLLHQYRQLWTRRNRLGGLTQSVSRLVRLRGEYAALAAGLAEAAAE comes from the coding sequence ATGTCCGATATTCATAAGCTGCAGCTGCTTCCCCGGCCGAAGACGGTCACATTGACCCAGGGCCAATACCATATTCCGGCCAAAGGGGCTATAGTGCTGGCGGATGAGACCAGCCAGGCTGTACTTCCCGCCGCCCGCAGGCTTCAGCGTATCCTTACACAGACCGTTCAGCTTAACCTGCCCTTATCCATTGGGGTCCGCCCGGCCGTTGCTCCAGCCTTTACCTTCAGTTACAAGGCCGGGCTGCCGGCCGGAGCCTATGAGATTCACATTGGCGGGCAGGGAATCACGGCTGTCTCCAGCTCTCCGGAGGGAGCCTATTATGCCGCCGGAACACTGAAGCAGCTGCTGGAGCAATATGGCCGCAGTCTGCCGCAGCTGGTCATCTGTGATGAGCCTGATTTCGCCGCCAGAGGCCTGATGCTCGATATCAGCCGCAACAAGATTCCGAAGCTCGAAACTTTATACGGCATCATTGAGCTGATGTCTGATCTGAAGCTGAACCAGCTGCAGCTATATATAGAAGGAGCACCGTTTGCCTATGAGTCATTCCCGCAGGTGTGGGAGCTTGAAACCCCTATAACAGGTGAGGAAATCCTGCTGCTGGATGCCTATTGCCGCGAGCGTTATATTGAGCTGGTGCCTAACCAGAACAGCTTCGGCCATATGGAAGGCTGGCTGACCCGGCCGGAATTCAATCATCTGGCCGAGATTCCGGCCGGCTTCATGCTGCCGGACCATATGTACGACAGCGATTTATACCCTGAGGGCCTGTTCATGCATCCGGGGACCTTCAACACAGAAGACCCGGAGGTGCTGGAGCTTCTCGGAACGATGTATGATGATCTGCTTCCTTACTTCACCTCGGATTTATTCAATGTCGGCTGTGATGAGACTTATGAGCTGGGTCTGGGCCAGACCAAAGCGCTGGCCGACTCCGCAGGCAAGGGAGCCCTCTATTTATCCTTCCTGCAGAAGATACAGGCTCTTGTCCAGACACGCGGTAAAACAATGCAGTTCTGGGGCGATATTATCATCCAGCATCCCGAGCTGATTCCGCAGCTGCCTGAAGGTATTATCGCTATGGAATGGGGATACAGCGCGGCACATCCGTTCGAAGCGGATACGCTCAAATTCCGCGAAGCGGGCATTCCGTTCTATGTATGCCCGGGGACCAGCTCCTGGAATTCACTGACCGGCCGCACCGACAATATGCTGGAGAATCTGCGCAGCGCAGCTGTTCACGGCAAGCAGAACGGGGCCATCGGCTACCTGATTACTGATTGGGGGGATTTCGGCCACTGGCAGCATCTTCCGGTCAGCTATCCCGGATTCGTATACGGAGCCGCACTTGCCTGGAATGTAGAGGAGAATCTGGAGGCTGATGTAGCGGGCTATCTGAACACCTCAGTCTTCCATGACCGTTCAGAAACCATTGGCCAGCTGCTGCTCGACCTTGGTAACTACTACAAGTTCGAATCCGGAATGATCCGCCCGAACGACACGGAAATGTCTATGCTGCTGCGCAGCAGCCTGGACAATGTGCTGCTGGCAGAGAAGCTTAGCGCGCAGCAGCTTCAGCAGCTTGAGCATTATATTAACGGCATTGAGGCAAGGCTCGATGATCTGGCGCTGGAATGCCGCGATGCGGGACTTGTCCTTGAAGAGCTGGGCAACGGGATTCACTTCGTGAAGCACGCCCTGCAGCTGACCCGGCTTAAGCAGCAGCTGGCCGGGGCAGACCGGAGCAGCCTTGCTGCACTTGTTCAGGCTCAGCTTCATGATCTCGATGTCCTGCTTCATCAATACCGGCAGCTGTGGACACGGCGCAACCGGCTGGGCGGCCTTACGCAAAGCGTCTCGAGGCTGGTCCGTCTGCGCGGCGAATATGCTGCACTTGCAGCCGGTCTGGCAGAGGCTGCTGCAGAGTAA
- a CDS encoding NHLP leader peptide family RiPP precursor, translating to MLSEAILKNQVIQKAWEDPSFKQRLLTDPKAALQEVLGINLPDNITLKTVEEGSNEFYLVIPPNPASGVMKTDVAPLSSW from the coding sequence ATTTTGTCAGAAGCAATTCTTAAGAATCAAGTGATTCAGAAGGCATGGGAAGATCCAAGTTTCAAACAGAGACTACTCACAGATCCGAAAGCAGCCCTCCAAGAAGTGCTGGGAATTAACCTTCCTGACAACATCACATTGAAGACGGTAGAGGAAGGCTCCAATGAATTCTATCTGGTCATCCCTCCTAATCCTGCTTCAGGCGTAATGAAGACAGATGTCGCCCCTCTTAGTTCCTGGTAG
- a CDS encoding ATP-binding protein, whose translation MTFKSLHITLVVLLLTVICGSFLVSAQSSPHPAGEISHWQMKWQEGPGDSGRKVPVSDTEGWMDVEAKVDMPQMPTGVSSAWTKITLPDYSYTSPSVYIQTIYALHVKVYVEERLIFEGDRSFIKDNYSLLVPLDFRDNGKTMYIWTETLQDRIGIKENVRIGEHSVLIKDYIKNGLIDLILGGAFIFVAVVLFVCAFYLNKEYFGVAASLSIVIASTGILSITYSPFTYSFYSYLGGISVVFFDIALLSLLPALTFLFEKIFGGGKYGMIRKFRKFQTCYSFFCLICLIINALSGDRFVEFYYIVSARIIGIIMILQFILLIGCVIVFSLRRNKDAIIFAVGFGTAALTGVSELIWYYIKGGNYDLFYWKWALVVFILSLIVILGRRLAQNHQQVVRYSRELELFNNELQRSEKMEIISELAASVAHEVRNPLQVTRGFLQLLSEKSSGDERRYLFMALSELDRAASIITDFLTFAKPEFEQVSLLDVNEEFMHIRSILLPLCHLNGGKMILDVEEGLRVKGNSSKFKQALINIIKNSIESLENEGTIHLLAYGRGDKVHIHIKDNGVGMEPGVLSRLGEPYFSSNKTKGTGLGLMVTFRIIEAMEGEIRFMSKKGAGTESITILPRAEGPDDPNS comes from the coding sequence TTGACGTTCAAAAGTTTACATATAACGCTGGTTGTGCTCCTGCTCACTGTTATCTGCGGTTCCTTTCTGGTCTCGGCGCAAAGTAGCCCGCACCCGGCCGGCGAGATCAGCCATTGGCAGATGAAGTGGCAGGAGGGGCCGGGCGACAGCGGACGCAAGGTTCCTGTAAGTGATACGGAAGGCTGGATGGATGTAGAAGCGAAGGTGGACATGCCGCAGATGCCAACCGGCGTATCGTCTGCCTGGACGAAGATTACATTGCCTGATTACAGCTACACCTCGCCGTCTGTTTATATTCAGACCATCTATGCGCTGCATGTTAAGGTGTATGTAGAGGAGCGGCTGATTTTTGAAGGCGACCGCAGCTTCATCAAGGATAATTATTCACTGCTGGTGCCGCTGGATTTCAGGGATAACGGCAAGACCATGTACATATGGACGGAAACGCTGCAGGACCGGATCGGAATTAAAGAGAATGTAAGGATTGGCGAGCACAGTGTGCTGATTAAGGATTATATCAAAAACGGCCTCATCGACCTCATTCTGGGCGGCGCCTTTATATTTGTGGCGGTGGTCCTGTTTGTGTGTGCTTTTTATTTGAACAAGGAATATTTCGGGGTTGCTGCCTCTCTGTCGATCGTCATTGCTTCCACTGGCATATTGTCCATTACCTATTCTCCCTTCACTTATTCCTTCTACAGCTATCTTGGCGGGATCAGTGTGGTGTTCTTTGATATAGCGCTGCTGTCGCTGCTCCCTGCCCTGACCTTCCTGTTCGAGAAAATATTCGGCGGCGGCAAGTACGGCATGATCCGCAAGTTCCGTAAATTTCAAACCTGCTATTCTTTCTTCTGTCTGATTTGTCTGATTATAAACGCACTCTCCGGCGACAGATTTGTAGAATTCTATTACATCGTCTCGGCCAGAATTATCGGTATTATTATGATTCTGCAATTCATTCTGCTTATCGGCTGTGTCATCGTGTTCTCCCTGAGACGCAACAAGGATGCAATTATCTTTGCGGTGGGCTTCGGCACTGCGGCATTAACCGGGGTCTCCGAGCTGATCTGGTATTACATCAAGGGCGGGAATTATGATCTGTTCTACTGGAAATGGGCGCTGGTTGTGTTCATCCTGTCGCTGATTGTCATTCTGGGGCGCCGGCTGGCGCAGAATCATCAGCAGGTTGTGCGGTATTCACGGGAGCTGGAGCTATTCAATAATGAACTGCAGCGTTCGGAGAAAATGGAGATTATCAGCGAGCTTGCCGCCTCTGTGGCGCATGAGGTACGCAATCCGCTTCAGGTCACAAGAGGCTTCCTGCAGCTGCTCAGCGAGAAGTCGAGCGGGGATGAGCGGAGATACCTGTTCATGGCCCTTAGTGAGCTGGACCGCGCGGCCAGCATCATCACTGATTTCCTGACGTTTGCCAAACCGGAGTTCGAACAGGTCTCGCTGCTTGATGTTAATGAAGAATTCATGCATATCCGGAGTATACTGCTGCCTTTATGCCACTTGAACGGAGGCAAGATGATCCTGGACGTAGAAGAAGGCCTGCGGGTCAAAGGCAATTCCTCCAAGTTCAAGCAGGCGCTCATTAACATTATTAAGAACAGTATTGAGTCGCTGGAGAATGAAGGTACTATTCATCTGCTGGCCTATGGCCGGGGGGATAAGGTACATATTCACATCAAGGATAACGGAGTCGGGATGGAACCGGGGGTGCTCAGCCGGCTGGGTGAGCCGTATTTCTCTTCCAATAAGACAAAGGGGACCGGTCTCGGGCTGATGGTGACCTTCCGCATTATTGAGGCAATGGAAGGGGAAATCCGGTTTATGAGCAAAAAAGGAGCCGGGACCGAATCCATCACCATTCTGCCGCGGGCAGAGGGTCCGGATGATCCCAACTCCTGA